A DNA window from Leptospira langatensis contains the following coding sequences:
- a CDS encoding FecR family protein produces MSMKLRIWMILTLVLSLGSLVLISQESSEKDARVSFLTGKVQIQKAGKGPWTTLQKGDTASAGDLISTGNASKTTLLYRGSEFKVLPNTKLRISSLYNENQNGKLEVLSGFAWFQLVNLKGKKFEVSTPTTTAGVRGTAFSAFHDTKSKDSSFCTCEGKVLMTGSGDPKEGTLQEKGNGGYYPGEGGEPKRSTYEGIIVKFKSLPPFKDLMKKNISLKNCLSCHTPQGWTPEDSVPSDETYGGSKVP; encoded by the coding sequence ATAAGTATGAAATTAAGAATATGGATGATCTTAACTCTGGTTTTATCCCTGGGTTCCTTGGTATTGATCAGCCAAGAATCCTCCGAAAAAGACGCAAGGGTTTCCTTTCTGACCGGTAAGGTACAGATCCAAAAAGCGGGCAAGGGCCCTTGGACTACTTTACAAAAAGGAGATACGGCTTCTGCAGGAGATTTGATCTCCACTGGAAACGCCTCTAAGACTACTCTCTTATACAGAGGTTCCGAGTTTAAAGTATTACCAAATACTAAATTAAGGATCTCTAGTCTTTATAATGAGAACCAGAACGGAAAACTGGAAGTCCTTAGCGGATTTGCTTGGTTCCAACTCGTAAACCTGAAAGGCAAGAAATTCGAGGTAAGCACTCCTACGACGACTGCCGGGGTAAGAGGCACTGCCTTCTCCGCGTTCCATGATACGAAAAGCAAGGACTCTTCCTTTTGCACTTGCGAAGGAAAAGTACTCATGACCGGATCAGGAGATCCTAAGGAAGGAACTCTCCAAGAGAAAGGGAACGGCGGTTACTATCCAGGAGAAGGTGGAGAACCTAAGAGAAGTACCTACGAAGGTATTATCGTAAAATTCAAATCCCTTCCCCCTTTTAAGGATCTAATGAAGAAGAATATTTCCTTGAAGAACTGTCTTTCCTGCCACACTCCGCAAGGCTGGACACCGGAAGATTCCGTTCCGAGCGACGAGACTTACGGAGGCAGCAAGGTCCCTTAA
- a CDS encoding Ig-like domain-containing protein — MKIGVGILNRFARKWTVVTAGLIALLIFSGCGGTQKGGSMLDSFFSSIGIPIDSGGKVPGSSNQVTYTETDTPVQLPVDFGTAGPQAILNLANLAQVDRYKSLEIVFSEPMVTSTVQTDFVLTENSGTALPGPSGNKGGVFYWKSGGRLIFDPYRELKPNTTYKLTLTSASKGLEGGNLQPYTITFTTEPDYLISMTLNGTAVGPGNSVKDLTFADATPGTIVLNLNASFSNPVNPNQIQSVKLQHLNSSTVYTICSAPCDMTAPLAASMNLNAFSGANAGLKPYQGGNAYEFLISTADGKTFRRSFGFNYGKINSTPYALIPKGAATVFDEAQTLKLFSGLLERLAHNDFKIGGKTLFDYSNSPTLGTKRSSYCINYSDANITYIRSYGDATDFDSSATYGDGYCGASGANPGAFVQNGCFTFIFSFCSDFDIDVYITSVNMPATSGSSNNLNGGLKATANNELTAQLNGKTAIINLAMVARNRSSLATVSAGNYFYFTATAELNYNLSTKPSRLTQAKTNSSVDSTGSFVIQIKTPFTPTDPITGNFYTSEWSGNLTVYNMNQVSSTDWLADLISSIGTGIANQMTASLTPKITQVMLRDVFQNILPSTLNAVVLSLNNPGLDVVLPNYLPAPLSNFPLSLKLKAQTDAAVKVSGSNKGVVSSADVGLVAKSPLASSDPNYHGHLLSTGFVSTRPIPSTDPLTSSFAFSKSAANPGLLLTLTADTVTQAAYSLWQNGALNLRINKTFIDTIVAYAGTDPLFQLTQQLVKVGTLLNILAPGRSTLVGLNPSNQSLLVQNVSATDDVDIDVYAIHAPNGEFKFAGTNAIPTLVVNFTDLELRIYGRRPNGTNNGVATCSSAAADSASNSCRYLLNTVRVSIKGNGNFNFVSFVNPDPTNLPQYNNLNAMSLVINKDEASMSYFLDIMEGLQYNPFGLDPKGIFQVVDPLIRSLIIPLVNNVLRQVPLPQSLNLAALTHPTKGTVCNLPSTTDKLKLITVPIPNTEPYPYLFGGLQFQGTWAADPVTTIVCP; from the coding sequence ATGAAGATCGGTGTGGGTATTTTAAATCGTTTTGCGCGTAAATGGACTGTTGTAACAGCAGGTCTGATCGCTCTACTTATATTTTCTGGATGCGGCGGAACCCAGAAGGGCGGCAGCATGCTCGACTCCTTCTTCTCATCTATAGGGATCCCAATCGATTCCGGTGGAAAGGTCCCCGGCTCTTCCAACCAAGTAACTTATACAGAAACGGATACTCCCGTCCAACTTCCTGTGGACTTCGGAACTGCAGGGCCTCAGGCAATCCTCAATCTGGCCAATCTGGCTCAGGTAGATCGTTATAAGAGTTTGGAGATAGTTTTCTCGGAACCGATGGTTACCTCCACTGTGCAGACTGATTTTGTCCTGACAGAGAATAGCGGCACCGCCTTGCCTGGGCCTTCCGGAAATAAGGGAGGAGTCTTTTATTGGAAATCAGGCGGTAGATTGATCTTCGATCCGTATCGGGAACTAAAACCGAATACTACTTATAAGCTAACTCTTACTAGCGCTTCCAAAGGTTTGGAAGGAGGAAATCTCCAACCTTATACGATAACCTTCACTACGGAGCCGGATTATCTCATTAGCATGACCTTGAACGGAACCGCTGTCGGTCCCGGAAATAGCGTAAAGGATCTTACATTTGCGGATGCAACTCCAGGCACCATTGTATTGAACCTGAATGCTAGTTTCTCAAACCCGGTGAATCCGAACCAGATCCAATCCGTAAAACTACAACACTTAAACTCTAGTACGGTATATACGATTTGCAGTGCCCCTTGCGATATGACCGCGCCTCTTGCTGCTTCCATGAACTTGAATGCATTTAGCGGTGCGAACGCAGGATTGAAGCCATACCAAGGCGGAAATGCATATGAATTCCTGATCAGTACTGCGGATGGAAAAACGTTCCGTCGAAGCTTTGGCTTCAATTACGGAAAAATAAACTCGACTCCTTACGCCTTGATCCCGAAAGGTGCGGCCACCGTTTTTGACGAGGCTCAGACATTGAAGTTATTCAGCGGCCTTCTGGAAAGACTTGCCCACAACGATTTCAAGATTGGGGGAAAGACTTTATTCGATTATTCTAATTCTCCGACTTTAGGAACCAAGAGAAGTTCCTATTGTATCAATTATAGCGACGCAAATATAACCTATATTCGCAGTTACGGGGATGCTACCGACTTCGATTCTTCCGCTACATACGGGGACGGATACTGCGGGGCATCCGGAGCAAATCCGGGAGCGTTCGTACAGAATGGATGTTTTACCTTCATCTTCTCTTTCTGCTCGGACTTCGATATAGACGTTTATATTACTAGTGTGAACATGCCAGCTACTTCCGGAAGCTCGAATAACTTGAACGGAGGATTAAAGGCCACCGCAAATAACGAGCTTACCGCTCAGTTAAACGGTAAGACAGCGATCATTAATCTTGCCATGGTTGCTCGTAATAGAAGTTCCTTGGCTACTGTGTCCGCAGGGAATTATTTCTATTTCACTGCAACTGCTGAGTTGAACTACAATCTTAGCACCAAACCTTCTCGTCTAACTCAGGCGAAGACGAATTCAAGCGTGGACTCCACCGGTAGTTTTGTGATCCAGATCAAAACACCGTTTACTCCTACCGATCCGATTACCGGGAATTTCTATACTTCAGAATGGTCCGGAAATCTGACCGTTTACAATATGAACCAGGTCTCTTCCACAGACTGGCTTGCGGATCTGATCAGCTCTATAGGAACAGGGATCGCGAATCAGATGACCGCTTCCTTGACTCCTAAGATCACCCAGGTCATGCTGAGAGACGTATTCCAAAATATTCTTCCGAGTACTTTGAATGCTGTCGTTCTCTCTTTGAACAATCCTGGTTTGGATGTGGTCCTGCCGAATTATCTTCCTGCTCCTTTGAGCAATTTCCCTCTTAGTCTGAAGTTAAAGGCGCAAACGGACGCTGCGGTTAAGGTAAGCGGTTCGAATAAGGGTGTGGTCTCCTCTGCGGATGTGGGCCTTGTCGCTAAGAGTCCGCTCGCAAGTTCCGATCCGAATTATCACGGGCATTTGCTTTCGACCGGATTCGTAAGCACTCGTCCCATTCCTTCTACTGATCCGTTGACGAGTTCGTTCGCATTCTCGAAGAGTGCTGCGAATCCTGGGCTACTTCTCACGTTAACCGCTGATACTGTGACCCAGGCTGCTTATAGTCTTTGGCAGAATGGTGCCTTGAATCTTCGGATCAATAAGACCTTTATAGATACGATAGTCGCATATGCGGGAACCGATCCTCTCTTCCAATTGACCCAACAGTTGGTGAAGGTAGGGACTCTGTTGAATATCCTTGCTCCGGGTAGGTCCACTTTGGTCGGATTGAATCCATCTAACCAGAGCCTGTTGGTCCAGAACGTAAGCGCAACCGATGATGTGGACATAGATGTATATGCGATCCATGCTCCGAACGGGGAGTTTAAGTTCGCGGGAACGAATGCGATCCCCACTTTAGTAGTGAACTTTACGGATCTGGAATTAAGGATCTACGGAAGAAGACCGAACGGAACGAATAACGGTGTGGCCACTTGTTCTTCTGCGGCAGCGGACAGTGCATCTAACTCCTGCCGTTATCTTTTGAACACAGTCCGAGTAAGTATCAAGGGAAATGGAAATTTCAATTTCGTCTCGTTTGTGAATCCGGATCCTACGAATCTTCCTCAGTACAATAACCTGAACGCAATGAGCCTTGTGATTAATAAGGATGAGGCAAGCATGTCGTATTTCTTGGATATCATGGAAGGATTGCAATATAATCCGTTCGGTCTGGATCCTAAGGGGATCTTCCAAGTTGTGGATCCATTGATCCGATCTTTGATCATACCGCTGGTGAATAACGTATTACGTCAGGTTCCTCTTCCACAATCCTTGAATTTGGCGGCTCTCACTCATCCTACCAAGGGAACGGTCTGTAATCTTCCGTCGACGACGGATAAGTTGAAACTGATCACAGTTCCGATCCCGAATACGGAACCTTATCCGTATCTCTTTGGTGGATTACAATTCCAAGGAACCTGGGCGGCCGATCCGGTGACCACCATCGTCTGTCCTTAA
- a CDS encoding Ig-like domain-containing protein: protein MKNLLRSLLAIFVMFATLIGCGGTKGGSLTDSIFASLGIAVGGGGTMPTSGSIAPYQDTDQPAVLPVDFGTAGPQALLNLASLTQVDRYKSLEIVFSEPMTQSTVNSDFVLQEQTGPSTFASLPGPASQKGGVFYWKSGGRLVFDPYRELKPNTTYQLTLTGASQALEGGNLQPYTVQFTTEPDYLVSASLNGTAIGPANGTKDLTYSDATPGTIAMNLTASFANPVSGANQIQSIKLKHLNSTQEYVICAASPCDMTAPLASSLNLNSFSGTTAGLKPYQGGNAYWFEIKTANGKVFTRSFGFNYGKVNTNPYGLVTSAAAAVFDQAQTLNLFAKILEKFVHADYKINSKTFNDYAGTPTTSSVTPLNDPNGDGNTSDRRCIDFWSITANDFPITVNYIQSYGDMTGQYGNGYCGAAGNPGAFSIVASFAGDLPMYLDTYLTSVSVPSLAPDSTSNITDSIYVQADGVLGIDLNGKRAVVGLVPVGYSHDCTGLACLLGNGDTYAFSTTATLNNSAPYTSRLARAKSTATFDSSGNIAININTPYTPSDSITGNFYVSEWTNNLTVAGVTLLAATDTLGSWLSPITESVANNAVPQATPYITQSMLRDFIQRISVAAMNAVLVSLNNPGLDITLPDYLPAPLSSFPLSLRLMAQNDAVVKSDGTNKGILTSASVSLVAKTPLASSDPNYHGHQLATGFVSTKPAAAATPPKSYAFANSNANPGLLLTLNADTVTQAAYSLWQNGALNLRINKAFINTIEAYAGSDPLFQLTQQLVQVGTLLNILAPGRSTLVGLNPSDPTKLVTNVSSTDEVDIDVYAIHAPNGEFKFVGSAAQLPTLVVNFTDLELRIYGRRPNGTQIGYPVLSSLTCSSAAADSAANSCRYLLNTVRVSIKGDGSFNFIPFVNPDPTNKPQYNNLNALSLVIKKDEASMSYTLDILEGSQYNPFGLDPNGIFQVVDPLIRSLIIPLVNNVLRQVPLPQNLPLAAITHPTNGTPCVLSSTTDKLKLITIPVPTSQPYPYLFGGLQFQGAAASNPGSAISCP from the coding sequence ATGAAAAATCTGCTGAGATCCTTACTTGCAATTTTTGTTATGTTTGCTACCTTGATCGGTTGCGGCGGCACAAAGGGCGGAAGTCTAACCGATTCGATCTTTGCATCTTTGGGGATTGCTGTAGGTGGGGGAGGAACCATGCCTACTAGCGGTTCTATCGCTCCTTACCAAGACACGGATCAGCCTGCAGTCCTTCCTGTTGATTTTGGTACCGCAGGTCCTCAAGCTCTTCTTAACCTGGCTTCTTTAACTCAAGTGGATCGTTATAAAAGTCTGGAGATCGTTTTCTCCGAACCTATGACCCAATCCACCGTGAATTCGGATTTTGTTTTGCAAGAGCAAACGGGCCCTAGTACGTTTGCTTCTCTTCCGGGACCTGCCTCTCAAAAGGGTGGAGTATTCTATTGGAAATCGGGTGGTAGATTGGTTTTCGATCCGTATAGAGAACTGAAACCGAATACTACTTATCAATTAACCTTAACCGGAGCATCGCAAGCCTTAGAGGGTGGGAATTTGCAACCTTATACGGTGCAGTTTACCACGGAGCCGGACTATCTGGTTTCCGCTAGTTTGAATGGAACTGCGATCGGCCCTGCGAACGGCACTAAGGATCTAACATACTCCGACGCGACTCCTGGAACGATTGCAATGAATTTGACTGCAAGTTTTGCCAATCCGGTTAGCGGTGCGAATCAGATCCAGAGCATTAAATTAAAGCATTTGAATTCTACCCAAGAATATGTGATCTGCGCAGCTTCTCCTTGTGATATGACTGCACCTCTTGCTTCCAGTTTGAATCTGAACTCTTTTAGTGGAACGACTGCCGGATTGAAGCCATACCAAGGAGGGAATGCCTATTGGTTTGAGATCAAGACAGCGAACGGAAAAGTATTCACTCGCAGCTTCGGTTTCAATTATGGAAAAGTAAATACGAACCCATACGGACTGGTAACGAGTGCTGCCGCAGCGGTTTTCGATCAGGCCCAAACTCTGAACTTATTCGCTAAGATCCTGGAGAAGTTCGTACATGCGGACTATAAGATCAACTCCAAGACTTTCAACGATTATGCAGGAACTCCTACCACTAGCAGTGTGACCCCTCTTAACGACCCGAACGGGGATGGAAATACTTCTGACCGCAGATGCATCGATTTCTGGTCTATCACTGCGAACGATTTTCCAATCACCGTAAACTATATTCAATCGTACGGCGATATGACTGGCCAATATGGAAACGGTTATTGTGGAGCCGCAGGTAATCCAGGCGCGTTTTCGATTGTTGCAAGTTTTGCTGGGGATCTTCCCATGTATTTGGATACATATCTTACTAGTGTAAGTGTTCCTTCTCTTGCGCCGGACAGTACTTCGAATATTACCGACTCCATCTATGTGCAGGCGGACGGGGTTTTAGGGATCGACTTAAACGGAAAGAGGGCGGTTGTAGGTCTCGTACCTGTAGGTTATTCTCATGATTGTACGGGACTTGCTTGTTTATTAGGAAATGGTGATACATACGCATTCTCTACTACTGCAACCCTGAATAATAGCGCGCCTTACACTTCCAGACTAGCTCGTGCAAAATCCACGGCTACTTTTGATTCTTCCGGGAATATCGCGATCAATATCAATACTCCGTATACTCCTTCGGATAGTATCACTGGGAATTTCTACGTCTCTGAGTGGACAAATAACCTGACTGTTGCAGGAGTAACTCTTCTCGCTGCGACGGATACTCTTGGGTCATGGCTCTCTCCGATTACTGAAAGCGTTGCGAATAACGCAGTTCCTCAGGCTACTCCTTATATCACCCAGAGTATGCTCAGAGACTTTATCCAAAGGATCTCCGTTGCAGCGATGAATGCTGTGCTCGTGTCTTTGAACAATCCGGGTCTGGATATCACTCTGCCGGATTATCTCCCTGCTCCTTTAAGTAGCTTTCCGCTTTCCCTTCGTTTAATGGCGCAAAACGACGCCGTGGTGAAATCGGATGGAACCAATAAAGGGATCCTGACCTCTGCGAGCGTATCATTGGTGGCTAAGACCCCTCTGGCATCAAGCGATCCGAACTACCATGGGCATCAATTAGCGACCGGATTCGTAAGCACTAAGCCGGCTGCCGCAGCTACTCCGCCTAAGAGCTACGCATTCGCAAATAGTAATGCGAATCCTGGACTCCTTCTTACTTTGAATGCGGACACCGTGACCCAGGCTGCCTATAGTCTCTGGCAGAACGGTGCCTTGAATCTGCGGATCAACAAGGCATTTATCAATACGATAGAAGCTTATGCGGGAAGTGATCCTCTCTTCCAGTTGACCCAACAGTTAGTTCAAGTGGGAACTCTTTTGAATATCCTTGCTCCGGGCAGATCCACATTGGTTGGTTTGAACCCAAGTGATCCTACTAAGCTTGTGACTAACGTGAGTTCTACTGACGAAGTGGACATAGACGTATATGCGATCCATGCACCGAACGGCGAGTTCAAGTTTGTGGGAAGTGCGGCCCAATTGCCGACTCTTGTTGTGAACTTTACGGATCTGGAATTAAGGATCTACGGAAGAAGGCCGAACGGAACTCAGATCGGATATCCAGTGCTTAGTTCTCTTACTTGTTCCTCTGCGGCTGCGGATAGTGCTGCGAACTCCTGTCGTTATCTTTTGAATACTGTGAGAGTAAGCATCAAGGGGGACGGTTCCTTCAACTTTATTCCTTTCGTGAACCCGGATCCTACGAACAAGCCTCAATACAATAACTTGAACGCTTTAAGTCTGGTGATCAAGAAGGATGAGGCGAGTATGTCTTATACCTTAGACATCTTAGAAGGAAGCCAATATAATCCTTTCGGTTTGGATCCGAATGGTATCTTCCAAGTAGTGGATCCTCTGATCCGTTCTCTTATCATTCCTTTGGTGAACAACGTATTGCGTCAAGTCCCTCTACCCCAGAATCTACCTTTGGCGGCGATCACTCACCCGACGAATGGGACTCCTTGCGTTCTTTCGTCCACCACCGATAAGTTGAAACTGATCACGATCCCTGTTCCGACTTCTCAGCCGTACCCTTATTTGTTCGGCGGGTTACAATTCCAAGGAGCGGCAGCTTCCAATCCGGGGTCTGCGATCTCTTGTCCTTAA
- a CDS encoding TMEM43 family protein — MAFEDSGEGGGILGSIGESIKGILAGVVLFPASLFLIYQVETCEQAGAALKGAVPASQAHSGVASYVTGKLSASPLGGEFVKPGKYISYSQSSEVYAWEETSKEDSNKKKTYDCKLDWVSSPTNPRDFKSSTCKSKPYHKSTIVDRNSYAFDARIKGEDGKTYTVSLGDVDLTSEVSSVVPEGGQLSRGILEEGHLYLSEKCARDTVEGCERISVSVVPIPEENMTFVGSVSGTTVGKFTSKEGNKFLNASIGDYLTTMKDIQSDDNTQKWIMRGLCFAVMWVSFILLLGPLMSLLSFIPFVGEFGKAALSIVLGIIALLITAVTILLVKFWYIWLILGLAAIGFAIYKRRAAASA, encoded by the coding sequence ATGGCATTCGAAGATTCGGGAGAGGGCGGAGGAATACTCGGCTCTATTGGAGAATCCATCAAAGGGATCTTGGCTGGGGTAGTGCTATTCCCCGCCTCTTTATTTTTGATCTACCAAGTGGAGACCTGCGAACAAGCAGGCGCCGCATTGAAGGGGGCCGTTCCCGCTTCGCAAGCGCATTCGGGGGTCGCCTCTTACGTAACCGGAAAATTATCCGCGAGTCCTCTCGGAGGAGAATTCGTAAAACCGGGCAAATACATTTCTTATAGTCAATCTTCGGAAGTTTATGCTTGGGAAGAAACAAGCAAAGAAGATTCAAACAAGAAGAAGACCTATGATTGCAAATTGGACTGGGTCTCTTCTCCCACAAATCCTCGGGATTTCAAATCTTCCACATGTAAATCGAAACCGTATCATAAAAGCACTATTGTCGACAGGAACTCCTATGCGTTCGACGCAAGGATCAAGGGAGAAGACGGTAAGACCTATACGGTCTCTCTTGGCGATGTGGATCTCACTTCAGAAGTAAGTTCCGTCGTTCCGGAGGGGGGACAGTTGAGCAGAGGGATTTTGGAAGAAGGGCACCTCTATTTATCCGAAAAATGCGCTCGGGACACTGTAGAAGGATGCGAGCGTATCAGTGTAAGTGTAGTCCCAATCCCTGAGGAGAATATGACCTTTGTGGGTTCGGTAAGCGGGACCACTGTGGGAAAATTCACGAGCAAGGAAGGGAATAAATTTTTAAATGCATCTATCGGTGATTATCTTACCACTATGAAGGACATTCAAAGCGACGACAATACTCAGAAATGGATTATGAGAGGCCTTTGCTTTGCAGTTATGTGGGTAAGTTTCATCCTTCTCCTCGGACCACTCATGTCCCTGCTCAGTTTTATCCCTTTCGTAGGAGAATTTGGCAAGGCAGCTCTTTCGATCGTACTTGGGATCATTGCCTTACTGATCACTGCAGTCACAATTCTACTCGTGAAATTCTGGTATATTTGGCTGATCTTAGGACTTGCTGCGATCGGCTTTGCGATCTATAAGAGGAGAGCCGCTGCAAGCGCTTAA
- a CDS encoding indole-3-glycerol-phosphate synthase (involved in tryptophan biosynthesis; amino acid biosynthesis; converts 1-(2-carboxyphenylamino)-1-deoxy-D-ribulose 5-phosphate to C(1)-(3-indolyl)-glycerol 3-phosphat), protein MALHRVLQEIVETKKKEIESIPVYNPSPFKGTGLWQSLRSRKFSIIAECKKMSPSSGVIRKEYDPLAIAKTYSECGASAISVLTDKQYFGGDLSHLREISSSLQIPILRKDFIIDRKQVLEAREFGAAAILLIVRILTPEKLSELIREARNLNMDVLTEIHTEEEAEIASKAGANIVGVNTRDLDDFSIHKDLVPKVANKLSPNIVKVGESGVKSKSDLDEFRPHVDAALVGTYFMEKEDIRKAWLELF, encoded by the coding sequence ATGGCTTTACATCGGGTTCTACAGGAGATCGTAGAGACAAAAAAGAAAGAGATCGAGTCTATACCGGTCTATAATCCGTCTCCGTTTAAAGGGACCGGATTATGGCAGTCTCTTCGTTCCAGAAAATTTTCCATTATCGCCGAATGTAAAAAAATGAGTCCTTCTTCCGGAGTGATCCGGAAAGAATACGATCCTCTTGCGATCGCAAAGACTTATTCGGAATGTGGTGCTTCTGCGATCTCTGTTCTTACCGACAAGCAATACTTCGGCGGGGATCTATCGCATCTTCGGGAAATCTCCTCTTCTCTTCAGATCCCAATATTAAGAAAAGATTTTATTATAGATCGGAAACAAGTCCTGGAGGCGAGAGAATTCGGAGCGGCGGCAATTCTTCTGATCGTCCGGATCCTTACTCCCGAAAAACTCTCCGAACTGATCCGTGAGGCTAGAAACCTGAATATGGATGTTTTGACCGAGATCCATACGGAAGAAGAGGCCGAGATCGCAAGTAAGGCAGGGGCCAATATTGTAGGAGTGAATACCAGGGATCTGGACGATTTCTCCATTCACAAGGATCTGGTTCCCAAGGTAGCAAATAAACTTTCTCCGAATATCGTGAAAGTAGGGGAGTCCGGAGTGAAGAGTAAGTCCGATCTGGACGAATTTCGTCCTCATGTGGATGCGGCTCTTGTGGGAACCTATTTTATGGAGAAGGAAGATATCCGTAAGGCTTGGCTGGAGTTGTTTTAG
- a CDS encoding STAS domain-containing protein, translating to MLDHKVQDGVLIVYLKGRLDVSIANEVEENLNDLIDNQGHTKVILNMQDVDYMSSSGFRACISTLRKLNAKEGGLKICGIKPAVKRIFDVIELTSLFDIRETEEEALKTFRS from the coding sequence TTGCTGGATCACAAGGTACAGGACGGAGTTCTAATAGTTTACCTCAAGGGACGTCTAGACGTCTCCATCGCTAACGAGGTCGAAGAAAATCTGAACGATCTAATCGATAACCAAGGGCATACCAAGGTTATCCTGAATATGCAGGATGTGGACTATATGTCTTCCTCCGGTTTTAGAGCCTGTATTTCCACGTTGAGGAAATTAAACGCAAAAGAAGGCGGGTTGAAAATCTGCGGGATCAAACCTGCCGTAAAAAGGATTTTCGACGTGATCGAGCTCACCTCTCTATTCGATATTCGCGAAACGGAAGAAGAAGCCCTGAAAACCTTCCGTTCCTGA
- the murD gene encoding UDP-N-acetylmuramoyl-L-alanine--D-glutamate ligase — translation MKNFPTSLLGQKVLVLGGGVSGKAALRLLKERQAIPVLCNSEPIPDSSVEYVQENISLSDLLPLALIVKSPGVSPSHSILLQAAALAIPVVSEVELARAFYSGKLIGVTGTDGKSTTTSLTCHLVSNDFPGATAGGNIGLAFSDFCMKPIPLTVLELSSYQLEDSGPLELNVSVILNLASDHLERHKSLDKYFEAKTRIVDSQNPKHTLVTSSKLFKERIQKLDWSCNILVFGREAGNHALISDEEQTVQTSQAKYDVRSFPLPGGHNLENLAASILAAEAIGAKPENIQRLIGTFQGLPHRFQYAGKAAGVSFINDSKSTNLHSMLAGLSTWKDKKGTFLILGGRPKAEPLEPLKEFLSSGIGWVLLIGEAREKWASEISPILGSHLIQADNLEEGFSQIKTAVRSGRARVSSVVFSPACASFDLYKNFEERGDHFLKLVGIWSKEEP, via the coding sequence ATGAAGAATTTTCCGACTTCCCTATTGGGCCAAAAGGTCCTGGTTCTTGGAGGAGGAGTTTCCGGTAAGGCAGCTCTTCGACTCTTGAAAGAAAGACAGGCCATTCCAGTTCTATGCAACTCGGAACCGATCCCTGATTCTTCGGTAGAGTATGTTCAAGAGAACATTTCACTTTCCGATCTTCTTCCTCTTGCGCTTATAGTGAAGAGTCCTGGTGTCTCTCCTTCCCATTCTATTTTATTACAAGCTGCTGCACTTGCGATCCCTGTCGTTTCCGAAGTGGAATTGGCGAGAGCGTTCTATTCAGGAAAGCTAATAGGCGTCACCGGTACAGATGGAAAATCCACCACCACTTCTCTCACCTGCCATTTGGTTTCGAACGATTTTCCGGGAGCGACCGCAGGCGGGAATATAGGGCTCGCCTTCAGTGATTTTTGCATGAAGCCGATCCCGCTTACCGTCCTAGAGCTTTCCAGCTACCAATTAGAAGACTCCGGTCCATTAGAACTTAATGTATCTGTAATATTAAATCTGGCCTCGGATCATTTAGAAAGGCATAAGTCCTTGGACAAATATTTTGAGGCTAAGACTCGCATCGTAGACTCCCAGAATCCGAAGCATACCTTAGTAACTAGTTCAAAATTATTTAAAGAAAGGATCCAAAAACTAGACTGGTCCTGCAATATCTTGGTCTTCGGAAGAGAAGCCGGGAATCATGCTCTTATCTCCGACGAAGAACAAACCGTCCAAACCTCCCAGGCAAAATACGATGTGAGATCTTTTCCGCTTCCCGGCGGGCATAATCTGGAGAATCTTGCGGCCTCCATTCTCGCAGCCGAGGCAATCGGCGCGAAACCGGAGAATATCCAGAGGCTGATAGGGACATTCCAGGGACTTCCACATCGTTTTCAATATGCGGGGAAGGCAGCGGGAGTCTCCTTTATCAACGATTCCAAATCCACGAATTTACACAGTATGTTAGCTGGCTTAAGCACCTGGAAGGACAAGAAGGGAACCTTTCTGATCCTTGGTGGAAGGCCAAAAGCAGAACCTTTAGAGCCTTTAAAGGAATTCCTTTCTTCCGGAATTGGCTGGGTTTTACTCATAGGAGAGGCCAGGGAAAAATGGGCATCTGAGATCTCCCCTATCTTGGGTTCTCATTTGATCCAAGCCGACAATCTGGAAGAAGGTTTTTCCCAGATCAAAACGGCTGTTCGATCCGGAAGGGCCAGAGTGTCTTCCGTAGTCTTCTCGCCGGCATGCGCGAGCTTCGATCTATATAAGAATTTCGAAGAAAGAGGAGATCATTTCCTCAAACTAGTAGGGATCTGGTCCAAGGAAGAACCTTAA